A window from Plasmodium malariae genome assembly, contig: PmUG01_00_27, whole genome shotgun sequence encodes these proteins:
- the PmUG01_00050600 gene encoding conserved Plasmodium protein, unknown function: MGNDMDEKFKEAFILFSSCDESMPLCQFYELMHSFGILLNAEEKAELPEIVNMEFWLNFARKHYNYEEPFKHISSLSDKSSSVQIKINNFVDALDTRLTDKDLELLLEIANPDKKDTIDLNTISKRLTNVV, translated from the exons ATGGGAAATGATATGGATGAGAAATTTAAGGAAGCCTTTATTCTTTTCAGTTCCTGCGACGAATCTATGCCTTTGTGTCAATTTTACGAATTAATGCATTCCTTTGGTATTCTCTTAAACGCTGAAGAGAAGGCGGAATTGCCAGAA atcgTTAACATGGAGTTTTGGTTAAACTTTGCCAGGAAGCACTACAACTATGAAGAACCCTTTAAGCACATCTCAAGTTTAAGTGATAAAAGCTCGAGTGTGCAAATTAAGATTAACAATTTTGTGGAT GCGTTAGACACAAGACTGACGGATAAGGATTTAGAGTTGCTACTGGAAATAGCTAACCCCGACAAAAAGGATACCATTGACCTTAACACTATTTCGAAGAGACTAACAAACGTTGTGTGA
- the PmUG01_00050700 gene encoding haloacid dehalogenase-like hydrolase, putative yields MTTNKKHKFFLFDVDGTLTHSRKPIDQNMVGILLELKSRDKNSIGVVGGSDYKKIIEQIKHPEMFDYIFSENGVVAHKNNEQYFSESITSFLGEEKLKKVINYCLVYIANLDIPKKRGTFVELRKGIINISPIGRNCSQEEREEFCAYNLEKDVIKTFRLNLMNEFKDFNLTFSIGGQISIDCFPTGWDKTFCLRHIEGIFSEIYFFGDKTEKGGNDYELFNDKRVRGYSVTCPADTIQVIRTFLDT; encoded by the exons atgactACGAATAAGAAACACAAATTTTTTCTGTTTGACGTCGATGGAACTTTGACTCACTCTAGAAAA CCGATCGACCAAAATATGGTTGGCATTTTGTTAGAACTGAAGTCGAGGGACAAAAATTCCATAGGAGTAGTAGGAGGCTctgattataaaaaaatcatagaacaaataaaac ACCCCGAGATGTTTGATTATATATTCTCTGAAAACGGTGTAGTGGCACATAAGAACAACGAGCAGTATTTTTCGGAG AGTATAACCAGTTTTTTGGGAGAggagaaattaaaaaaggtgATAAATTATTGCTTGGTATATATTGCTAATTTGGATATACCAAAGAAGag AGGTACATTTGTGGAATTACGAAAGGGGATAATAAACATTAGTCCTATTGGTAGGAATTGCTCTCAGGAAGAGAGGGAAGAATTCTGTGCATATAATTTAGAGAAGGATGTTATTAAAACTTTTCGCTTAAACCTGATGAATGA GTTCAAGGATTTTAACTTGACGTTTTCCATTGGGGGACAGATATCGATAGACTGCTTTCCAACA GGGTGGGACAAGACATTTTGCTTAAGACACATCGAAGGGATATTCAgcgaaatttatttttttggtgATAAGACGGAAAAG GGAGGAAATGACTACGAACTATTTAACGACAAAAGGGTGCGAGGCTACTCAGTCACATGCCCAGCGGATACTATACAAGTTATAAGGACGTTTTTAGACACATGA